A region from the Bacillus sp. (in: firmicutes) genome encodes:
- a CDS encoding nucleotide sugar dehydrogenase: MFNKICVVGLGYIGLPTAVMFANHGVKVHGVDINEKAVNMIKNKQLHIEENGLEERLIQAIDSGNLTVSTTPEEADVFIIAVPSPINEDKTANLEYVRAATASIVPYVRRGNLVILESTVPPRTVEDIMIPELVKSGLEIGEELFVSHSPERVIPGKVFEELVNNDRIVGGINEKSAQLTKELYEVFVKGTIHLTDATTAELVKVIENTYRDVNIAFANELAKISEKIGVNVWEAIKLANYHPRVNIHLPGPGVGGHCIAVDPWFLVELQPDLAQIIHLARRTNDSMPKFTADKVRSILEKHQIQHGRVAVLGLAFKANIDDMRESPSLQVIKHLEEYGIDYIAYDPHIKENKLPKQTQHLEEAIAHADVVLVLTDHQKFKALDPERFAKHMRSKIVIDTKNCLDRERWEQAGFEVNVLGDTKN, translated from the coding sequence ATGTTTAACAAAATCTGTGTTGTAGGTTTAGGATATATCGGATTACCGACTGCTGTTATGTTTGCCAACCATGGTGTAAAAGTTCATGGGGTAGACATTAACGAAAAAGCGGTCAATATGATTAAAAATAAACAACTGCATATAGAAGAAAATGGACTAGAAGAACGTTTAATCCAAGCAATTGATTCTGGAAACTTAACGGTTTCTACAACTCCGGAAGAAGCGGACGTATTTATTATTGCTGTTCCTTCACCAATTAATGAGGATAAAACAGCGAACTTAGAATACGTTCGTGCAGCCACAGCGTCGATTGTTCCTTACGTTCGCCGTGGAAACTTAGTGATTTTAGAATCCACCGTTCCTCCTCGTACGGTAGAAGATATCATGATTCCAGAGCTCGTGAAATCTGGGTTAGAAATCGGGGAGGAATTATTTGTTTCCCACTCACCTGAGCGTGTCATTCCAGGTAAAGTATTTGAGGAGTTAGTCAACAACGATCGTATTGTTGGCGGTATTAACGAAAAATCGGCTCAACTAACAAAAGAATTATATGAAGTATTTGTAAAAGGAACGATTCACTTAACGGATGCCACAACAGCTGAGCTCGTTAAAGTTATTGAAAATACGTACCGTGATGTAAACATTGCGTTTGCAAATGAGCTTGCCAAAATTAGCGAAAAAATTGGCGTGAACGTGTGGGAAGCCATCAAATTAGCGAACTATCATCCACGGGTCAATATCCACTTGCCAGGACCAGGAGTAGGTGGTCACTGTATTGCGGTTGACCCATGGTTTTTAGTAGAGCTACAGCCGGATTTAGCTCAAATCATCCATTTAGCGCGTCGTACAAACGATTCGATGCCGAAATTTACAGCTGATAAAGTTCGTTCGATTTTAGAAAAGCATCAAATTCAACATGGTCGTGTAGCGGTATTAGGACTTGCGTTTAAAGCGAACATTGACGACATGCGCGAAAGTCCTTCCCTTCAAGTGATTAAGCATTTAGAAGAGTACGGCATTGACTATATAGCTTATGATCCACACATTAAGGAAAATAAGCTGCCAAAACAAACCCAACATTTAGAAGAAGCGATTGCTCATGCTGACGTGGTGTTAGTCTTAACGGACCATCAGAAGTTCAAAGCATTAGATCCTGAACGATTTGCAAAACATATGCGTAGCAAAATTGTGATCGATACGAAAAACTGTTTAGACCGTGAGCGTTGGGAGCAAGCAGGCTTTGAAGTCAATGTTTTAGGAGATACGAAAAATTAA
- the murJ gene encoding murein biosynthesis integral membrane protein MurJ has product MSKLKIASILFLLSTFFLKFSSMLRDLVIAALFGDSYEAGAYIAAMTIPNALILFMLTGMKDAFLPSYYKYDRLGKGFSHLTNIVKGTFWISFIIAIIGALLSPWLVRVLYPEFGQYEHGFAVAGWTAAVYFLSIALVGVNAVYEGYFDAQKKFSFSTFSQTIVVLTTIGSAIIFHDQLGIYAVPIGYLVGTIFSFVIKLIYLSPRKMLAWKQKLDVQEVKAFYAIFMPVGLTIAVGQINLMVNTLFAAHFGAGVVANLNYAFRFVNIPQAIFGVTIATIVFPILAQAQSNRDERLFRLGIERGLSYMFLFLAPTIAGMMLLMEPLIQVVYERGAFDANATAQTSYFALFYVGSVLFYSIQAVIAKGFYTLEKGHLMMRIGFISIVINIISNYFLSQWMGPSGLALSASVVGLIYSSMTFLTLYKISGGFDLKRIAIEYGKVIGAVTVMTILLWQFIQYGWLTEWHSAVYIMVMAIIGGSLYFLTLFVLRSQSLKELLSKGGK; this is encoded by the coding sequence ATGTCGAAGCTTAAAATCGCCAGTATTTTGTTTTTACTATCGACATTTTTTCTGAAATTTTCGAGCATGTTGAGGGATTTGGTCATAGCCGCATTATTTGGTGATTCGTATGAGGCAGGTGCCTATATTGCGGCAATGACCATTCCGAATGCCCTCATTTTATTTATGCTAACCGGAATGAAGGATGCCTTTCTTCCGAGTTATTACAAATATGATCGTCTCGGTAAAGGTTTTTCCCATTTAACCAATATCGTCAAAGGGACGTTTTGGATTAGTTTTATCATTGCGATCATTGGGGCCCTTCTTTCTCCTTGGCTCGTCCGTGTTTTATATCCTGAATTCGGGCAATATGAACACGGCTTTGCAGTCGCAGGGTGGACAGCAGCCGTTTACTTTTTATCCATCGCCCTTGTAGGGGTCAATGCCGTATACGAAGGGTACTTTGATGCACAAAAGAAATTCTCGTTTTCGACGTTTTCCCAAACGATTGTCGTGTTAACAACGATTGGCAGTGCGATTATTTTCCATGACCAGCTAGGGATTTATGCTGTACCCATCGGATATCTTGTCGGAACGATTTTTTCTTTTGTCATCAAATTGATTTACTTATCGCCGAGAAAAATGTTAGCTTGGAAGCAAAAATTAGACGTCCAAGAAGTAAAGGCGTTTTATGCGATTTTCATGCCTGTTGGACTGACGATTGCTGTCGGACAAATTAACTTGATGGTTAATACGTTATTTGCGGCTCATTTTGGGGCAGGAGTTGTGGCCAATTTAAACTATGCGTTTCGATTCGTGAATATTCCACAAGCGATTTTTGGCGTCACCATTGCCACGATTGTGTTTCCGATTTTAGCTCAAGCGCAATCCAATAGAGATGAAAGGTTGTTCCGCTTAGGAATTGAGCGGGGACTTTCTTATATGTTCCTTTTTCTCGCACCGACGATTGCGGGCATGATGTTATTAATGGAACCTCTCATTCAAGTCGTTTATGAACGGGGAGCATTCGATGCAAATGCCACTGCTCAAACGAGTTACTTTGCATTGTTTTATGTAGGATCCGTTCTGTTTTATAGCATCCAAGCCGTGATTGCCAAAGGCTTTTATACCCTTGAAAAAGGGCATTTAATGATGCGCATTGGATTCATTTCAATTGTTATCAATATTATTTCGAACTATTTCTTGTCCCAATGGATGGGACCGAGTGGATTAGCCCTGTCAGCGTCGGTTGTTGGTTTGATTTATTCATCAATGACATTTTTGACATTGTATAAAATATCCGGCGGCTTCGATTTAAAACGTATTGCTATCGAATACGGGAAAGTTATTGGGGCTGTCACGGTTATGACCATCTTGTTATGGCAATTTATCCAATATGGTTGGCTAACCGAATGGCATTCAGCCGTGTATATCATGGTGATGGCGATCATCGGTGGAAGTCTATATTTCCTCACATTATTCGTACTTCGTAGTCAATCCCTGAAAGAATTATTGTCCAAAGGAGGGAAATAA
- the galU gene encoding UTP--glucose-1-phosphate uridylyltransferase GalU produces the protein MRIKKAIIPAAGLGTRFLPATKAQPKEMLPIVDKPTIQYIVEEAVASGIEDIMIITGRGKRAIEDHFDKSYELEETLAKREKWEQLEEIQSIANLANIHYIRQKEPKGLGHAIHCAKTFIGNEPFAVLLGDDIVEAPTPCLKQMIDIYESLNEPASILGVQEVPREDVSKYGIIELAEKVGSNLYKIENLVEKPSTEEAPSTYAIMGRYILQPEILHILETLPPGAGGEIQLTDAIQQLAQRQSVYGFYFTGKRYDVGDKLGFIKATIELGLKRPDLREELLAYLEGIMTVEKGTSV, from the coding sequence TTGAGAATTAAAAAAGCGATCATACCAGCGGCCGGGTTAGGTACACGCTTTTTACCAGCAACAAAAGCGCAGCCGAAAGAAATGTTACCAATTGTAGATAAACCAACCATTCAATACATTGTCGAAGAAGCGGTCGCATCTGGTATTGAAGATATTATGATCATTACCGGAAGAGGAAAACGGGCGATAGAAGACCATTTTGACAAGTCTTATGAACTGGAAGAAACGCTAGCGAAACGTGAAAAGTGGGAGCAATTAGAAGAAATCCAATCAATTGCGAACTTAGCGAACATACATTATATAAGACAAAAAGAACCTAAAGGATTAGGACATGCGATCCATTGCGCCAAAACATTCATCGGTAACGAACCATTTGCTGTTTTACTTGGAGATGATATTGTCGAAGCACCAACCCCTTGTCTCAAACAAATGATTGATATCTACGAATCGTTAAACGAACCAGCATCCATTCTTGGGGTTCAAGAAGTGCCCCGCGAAGATGTATCAAAATATGGAATCATCGAACTTGCCGAAAAAGTAGGTTCAAATTTATATAAAATCGAAAACTTAGTCGAAAAGCCGTCAACCGAAGAGGCACCTTCCACGTACGCCATCATGGGAAGGTACATTTTACAACCAGAAATCTTACACATTCTCGAAACCCTTCCGCCAGGAGCTGGGGGAGAAATCCAACTTACCGACGCCATCCAACAGCTGGCACAACGACAGTCTGTATATGGATTTTATTTCACTGGAAAACGCTACGACGTCGGTGACAAGCTTGGATTCATCAAAGCGACGATTGAACTCGGGTTAAAACGGCCGGACTTGCGGGAGGAGTTATTAGCGTATTTGGAAGGAATCATGACAGTAGAGAAGGGAACATCTGTATGA
- a CDS encoding oligosaccharide repeat unit polymerase, translating into MKKLAFISKINQLDTFSPYFFLPFILLLYFFTSLFDFHRFEYFEVKENVWGPVFVGLLSYYAAVYIADKRNWTFPRFGLSFLKGKTFIFLYILGAIGLIAYLIMLFTGQVGITDESVRRNLDPKLNFLSSFLWFSVIFLLCRRILLEKDLTNKKKFMYGGILFVVFVLFILMGYRTPIIVMFFTSFIVFHYIIKRIKLTWFLTTLFVIGVVFSLFGFFRIVTEDQTKEFNSRQGPDVELSEKEVNEDLIIQRKINETPKWIRALNSESVTGHIVLSKLMEYTEIHGYLKGDLHKAIFSTVLPGEQLSPRMMVTGMVNSLSVDDGKYITRPGRTTTPTFLGQLYVEGGYVAIVIGFVLYGFLISMLYNQMRNTGIKSYQTVGYAFITTIFAISMHTGLLDLVFLLMIGYAIVSTSIEKEIVK; encoded by the coding sequence ATGAAAAAGCTAGCATTTATTTCGAAAATAAACCAATTAGATACGTTTTCACCTTACTTTTTTCTTCCTTTTATCTTGTTGCTCTACTTTTTCACGAGCTTATTCGATTTCCATCGATTTGAATATTTTGAAGTGAAGGAAAATGTTTGGGGACCGGTTTTTGTGGGGTTATTATCCTATTATGCGGCCGTCTATATTGCGGATAAGCGAAATTGGACGTTCCCGAGGTTTGGGCTGTCCTTTTTAAAAGGGAAAACGTTTATCTTTTTATATATTTTAGGTGCAATTGGATTAATCGCTTACCTTATTATGCTGTTCACAGGACAAGTAGGCATTACCGACGAATCCGTTCGTCGTAATTTAGATCCAAAGCTAAACTTTTTAAGCTCGTTCTTATGGTTTTCAGTGATCTTTTTATTGTGCCGTCGTATTTTGCTCGAAAAAGACTTAACGAATAAGAAAAAGTTCATGTATGGCGGCATTTTGTTTGTTGTGTTCGTTCTATTTATTTTAATGGGCTACCGTACACCGATTATCGTCATGTTCTTTACATCGTTTATCGTGTTTCACTACATTATTAAGCGCATTAAATTAACATGGTTTTTAACAACGTTATTTGTTATAGGTGTGGTGTTCTCCTTATTTGGCTTTTTCCGTATTGTAACAGAGGACCAAACAAAAGAGTTTAATAGCCGTCAAGGTCCGGATGTAGAACTTTCGGAAAAAGAAGTGAATGAAGACTTAATTATTCAACGAAAAATTAATGAGACACCAAAATGGATTCGAGCATTGAACTCGGAAAGTGTCACAGGACATATTGTGTTAAGTAAGCTCATGGAATATACAGAAATTCATGGCTACTTAAAAGGAGATTTACACAAAGCGATCTTTTCAACGGTACTTCCTGGTGAGCAGTTGTCCCCACGGATGATGGTTACCGGTATGGTGAACTCGTTATCAGTGGACGACGGAAAATATATTACTCGCCCTGGACGTACAACGACCCCAACGTTTTTAGGCCAGCTGTACGTTGAGGGAGGCTATGTAGCGATTGTGATTGGATTTGTCTTATACGGCTTCTTAATTTCGATGTTATATAACCAAATGCGAAACACAGGTATTAAATCGTACCAAACAGTCGGCTATGCGTTTATTACGACGATTTTTGCCATTTCCATGCATACCGGGTTACTCGATTTAGTCTTCCTGCTCATGATTGGATATGCCATCGTGTCTACAAGCATCGAAAAGGAAATTGTTAAATAA
- a CDS encoding WecB/TagA/CpsF family glycosyltransferase has protein sequence MKETFLGVDVSNQTYEQLTEQLFQDIAQKKKSFIVAINPEKIMKAQKDEQLRQLLNRADYQIPDGIGVVIASILKGGRIRQRVTGIDMMLKLCEESANRGKTIFLYGAKPGVAEEAKKSLEQKFPGIQIVGTMHGYEKNEEIIKDAINKANPDILFVALGSPTQEYWIVNHMNELAPSIFQGVGGSFDVISGRIKRAPILFQKLGLEWFYRLMKEPWRWRRQLILPKFIIKALRD, from the coding sequence ATGAAGGAAACATTTCTTGGAGTAGATGTGAGTAACCAAACGTATGAGCAATTAACGGAACAATTGTTTCAAGATATTGCTCAAAAGAAAAAGTCGTTTATCGTCGCGATTAATCCGGAAAAAATTATGAAGGCGCAGAAGGATGAACAGCTGCGCCAACTTCTCAATCGGGCGGATTATCAAATTCCTGATGGCATCGGTGTCGTCATTGCCTCCATTTTAAAAGGAGGACGTATCCGTCAACGAGTGACTGGAATTGATATGATGCTTAAGCTGTGCGAAGAATCTGCCAACCGAGGAAAGACGATTTTCTTATATGGAGCCAAACCAGGAGTTGCTGAAGAAGCGAAAAAAAGCTTAGAGCAGAAATTCCCTGGGATCCAAATTGTCGGGACGATGCACGGCTATGAAAAAAATGAGGAAATCATTAAGGACGCGATCAATAAGGCCAACCCAGATATTTTATTTGTCGCTTTAGGAAGCCCAACGCAAGAATATTGGATTGTCAACCATATGAACGAATTAGCCCCGTCCATTTTCCAAGGGGTCGGAGGTTCGTTTGATGTCATTTCCGGTCGAATTAAGCGAGCTCCCATACTCTTCCAAAAGCTGGGCCTTGAGTGGTTTTATCGTTTGATGAAAGAACCGTGGCGTTGGCGCCGACAACTCATTTTACCGAAATTTATCATTAAAGCGTTACGAGATTAG
- a CDS encoding alkaline phosphatase, with protein MSRFLQIVCLFVVFSVSWSSSIPAQGKEVAQKRNVIFMVMDGTSADAVTLARWYKGNPLFLDELLVGGVQTYSKSSIITDSAAAATAMATGKKTMADVVGLVPVFQGKEVQTPAYLRPVATVLEGAKQKGMAVGLVATSPIQHATPAAFSSHVTNREHFDDIAEQQVYQGLDLVLGGGKGPLIPQNEWKKDHPGLRKGYPQDKPIHGRKDGENLWGELENLGYQVVTTRNELKSVKQLPVWGTFADSDMAYDIDRKYLDLPQPSLAEMTEKSISLLSKDPQGFFLFVEGSKVDWSAHKNDPVGMVSEVLAFDKAVGEAIKFAKKDGNTLVIAVTDHGTGGLTIGNPDTDDTYKTVAKSKVIGPLKKAKLTVTGALSQLDEDKGNLKEVVKLYGLNELTIDEWGRIANATHIEEVLADIMAKRAHLGFTTHGHTGEDVFLYAYGPEKPTGLLNNIDLAKKVAHFLGLSLEHATNVLFVDGVTYFKQQGYDVSLDTSDQENIVMVAKKDGVEFRYPKNKNFYWKNDKKVSQPGVNVFTGETMYIPSPLVPFRGAISASNFFTLLKSK; from the coding sequence ATGAGTCGTTTTCTACAAATCGTGTGTTTATTTGTTGTTTTTTCCGTTAGTTGGTCTTCTAGTATACCAGCCCAAGGGAAGGAAGTAGCACAAAAACGTAACGTTATTTTTATGGTAATGGACGGGACGAGCGCAGATGCAGTGACGTTAGCAAGATGGTACAAAGGAAACCCTCTATTTTTAGATGAGCTGTTAGTTGGCGGGGTACAAACGTATTCTAAGTCATCTATCATTACGGATTCTGCCGCAGCAGCGACAGCCATGGCTACAGGCAAGAAAACAATGGCGGATGTCGTGGGACTTGTGCCGGTGTTTCAAGGAAAAGAGGTTCAAACTCCTGCTTATCTCCGGCCGGTGGCTACCGTTTTAGAAGGAGCGAAGCAAAAAGGGATGGCGGTTGGATTGGTAGCCACCTCCCCGATTCAGCATGCCACGCCTGCCGCTTTTTCTTCCCATGTAACAAATCGGGAACATTTCGATGACATTGCTGAACAGCAAGTGTATCAAGGACTCGACCTCGTGTTAGGAGGCGGAAAAGGGCCGTTAATTCCACAAAACGAATGGAAAAAAGATCATCCGGGCCTACGGAAAGGTTATCCTCAAGACAAACCGATTCACGGGCGAAAAGATGGAGAAAATTTGTGGGGCGAACTCGAGAACTTAGGCTATCAAGTGGTGACAACGCGGAATGAGCTGAAATCGGTCAAGCAACTTCCTGTGTGGGGAACGTTCGCCGATAGCGATATGGCATATGACATCGACCGCAAATACCTCGACCTTCCTCAACCGTCATTAGCGGAGATGACGGAAAAATCGATTTCCCTTCTTTCAAAAGACCCACAAGGCTTCTTTTTATTCGTCGAAGGAAGCAAAGTCGATTGGTCGGCGCATAAAAACGACCCAGTCGGTATGGTGAGTGAAGTACTTGCATTTGATAAAGCGGTAGGCGAAGCTATTAAGTTTGCGAAAAAAGACGGGAATACGCTCGTTATTGCCGTTACGGACCACGGTACAGGTGGGCTGACAATCGGCAATCCGGATACGGATGACACCTATAAAACAGTAGCAAAATCCAAGGTGATTGGTCCGTTAAAAAAAGCAAAGCTCACCGTAACGGGGGCTTTGTCCCAATTAGACGAAGACAAAGGGAATTTAAAAGAAGTGGTAAAATTGTATGGACTAAATGAATTAACCATCGATGAATGGGGTCGGATTGCTAATGCGACCCATATCGAAGAAGTATTAGCCGACATCATGGCTAAAAGAGCCCATCTCGGCTTTACCACTCACGGCCATACCGGAGAAGACGTGTTTTTATATGCGTATGGACCGGAAAAACCAACAGGGCTTCTCAACAATATCGACTTAGCGAAGAAGGTCGCCCATTTTTTAGGCCTGTCTTTAGAGCATGCAACGAATGTGTTGTTCGTCGATGGGGTTACGTATTTTAAGCAACAAGGGTATGATGTCTCCCTCGATACGTCAGATCAAGAAAATATCGTCATGGTCGCCAAAAAGGACGGCGTCGAATTCCGCTACCCGAAAAACAAAAACTTTTATTGGAAAAATGACAAAAAAGTGTCCCAACCAGGAGTGAACGTGTTTACCGGAGAAACGATGTACATTCCGTCTCCTCTCGTACCTTTTAGGGGAGCTATATCGGCAAGTAATTTTTTTACTTTATTAAAAAGCAAGTAA
- a CDS encoding UDP-glucose/GDP-mannose dehydrogenase family protein, translated as MRIAIVGTGYVGLVTGVCLAEVGHQVTCFDINEEKIEFLCSGTSPIYEPGLEEFMKKNMEEGRLFFTSLPDEAYRQAEVVFIAVGTPEKEDGSADLRYIEKAAITIAQHVNNDVVVVIKSTVPVGTNEKVEQLLKTKAPNDITIRVVSNPEFLREGSAVYDTFHADRIVIGANDEEAGNLVEKIYEPFHLPILRTDIRSAEMIKYASNVFLATKISFINEIANLCEKTGADIEDVAKGMGMDQRIGAKFLRAGIGFGGSCFPKDTKALQKTAAEHNYQFHILDAVLQVNNIQKGKLYEKAKTIFPSLQGKNVAVLGLAFKPNTDDIREAPALELLQQLLLDEANVRVYDPIAMKNVKKIFGDKLTYAPSIEEAIKEAEVTFIVTEWKEIKEFPLTKYKQLMKQPLVIDGRNCYNLKEAEKVGLPYMSIGRKSVHIDPLA; from the coding sequence ATGAGAATTGCCATCGTAGGAACAGGTTATGTTGGATTAGTCACAGGGGTTTGTTTAGCAGAAGTTGGACATCAGGTGACATGTTTTGACATTAATGAAGAAAAAATCGAATTCCTTTGTAGCGGAACATCTCCCATTTACGAACCGGGATTAGAAGAATTTATGAAAAAGAATATGGAAGAAGGCCGGTTATTTTTTACTTCTTTGCCTGATGAAGCGTACAGGCAGGCGGAGGTTGTTTTTATTGCCGTCGGGACACCAGAGAAGGAAGATGGTTCTGCTGACCTTCGATATATTGAAAAAGCAGCAATCACCATTGCTCAACATGTCAACAATGACGTGGTCGTTGTTATTAAAAGTACCGTTCCAGTAGGAACAAATGAAAAAGTGGAACAACTGTTAAAAACGAAGGCACCAAATGACATCACCATTCGAGTGGTGTCGAATCCGGAGTTTTTACGCGAAGGTTCCGCCGTGTACGATACGTTTCATGCGGATCGCATTGTGATTGGTGCGAATGACGAAGAAGCGGGAAATCTAGTTGAAAAAATTTACGAACCATTCCACCTTCCTATTCTTCGAACCGATATTCGGAGTGCGGAAATGATTAAGTACGCTTCTAATGTCTTTTTAGCTACAAAAATTAGTTTTATTAACGAAATAGCAAATTTATGTGAAAAAACGGGAGCAGATATTGAAGACGTGGCGAAGGGAATGGGAATGGATCAACGAATTGGTGCGAAGTTTTTACGTGCAGGGATTGGTTTTGGCGGCTCTTGTTTTCCGAAAGACACAAAGGCTCTTCAAAAAACAGCTGCTGAGCACAACTACCAATTCCATATTCTCGATGCTGTCTTGCAAGTAAATAACATCCAAAAAGGTAAACTTTATGAAAAGGCAAAAACGATTTTTCCGTCCTTACAAGGAAAAAACGTTGCAGTCTTAGGACTCGCATTTAAACCAAATACAGATGATATTCGAGAAGCACCAGCTTTAGAACTATTGCAACAGTTACTATTGGATGAGGCCAACGTTCGAGTTTACGACCCGATTGCAATGAAAAATGTTAAAAAAATATTTGGTGATAAGCTGACTTATGCACCATCCATTGAAGAAGCGATTAAAGAAGCAGAAGTAACGTTTATTGTGACAGAGTGGAAAGAAATTAAAGAATTTCCATTAACAAAATACAAGCAATTGATGAAGCAACCATTAGTTATTGATGGTAGAAATTGTTATAATCTTAAAGAGGCTGAAAAAGTAGGATTACCATACATGTCAATTGGCCGAAAATCCGTTCATATTGATCCTTTAGCTTGA